The Candidatus Hydrothermales bacterium genome has a segment encoding these proteins:
- a CDS encoding heparan-alpha-glucosaminide N-acetyltransferase domain-containing protein: MEASKKRYLFIDILRGIAVLEMIHGHTLDALLSPSQKLSPFYTFWTHIRGYTAPLFLFSSGISFYLSTIGKEDYLFLTRPFFKRLGRIFFIILLGYTLHLPYFSLRKTLFNSTFDDVNRLLNIDILQCIGFSLLILQLLYFILRREVLFLFGNYALILLLTILAFYLIKGYDPKLPLFFSKFLKDSNFPLVPFSIYLFSGIYLGYLIKKVGEKNSSFFIFATLSFLNYVLMRSFLMDLSDIYLKILILGILSFLLFQFEEKKSFILRIVEVIGRESLFVYYAHLLLIYGSVFNKISLKFFFSGKLGFFEIYIIVLSLFLIFTFLSHIWNFIKKRYFLLSVLIKNFFYLYFIINFITRPY, encoded by the coding sequence ATGGAGGCAAGCAAAAAAAGATATTTATTTATTGATATTTTAAGAGGTATTGCAGTTCTTGAAATGATACATGGTCATACACTTGATGCCCTTCTTTCTCCTTCTCAGAAGCTATCGCCCTTTTATACTTTTTGGACACATATAAGGGGATACACAGCGCCCCTATTTCTTTTTTCTTCGGGAATCAGCTTTTATTTATCAACGATCGGAAAAGAGGATTATCTATTTTTAACAAGACCCTTTTTTAAAAGATTAGGAAGAATATTTTTTATCATCCTTTTAGGTTATACTTTACATTTACCCTATTTTTCCTTAAGAAAAACTCTTTTTAATTCGACTTTTGATGATGTTAATAGGCTTTTAAATATCGATATTTTGCAATGTATTGGATTTAGTCTTTTAATTTTACAGCTCCTCTATTTTATCCTTAGAAGGGAAGTTCTATTTTTGTTTGGTAATTATGCTTTAATTCTTCTACTTACTATTCTGGCTTTTTATCTTATAAAAGGCTATGATCCTAAGTTGCCCCTATTTTTTTCAAAATTTCTAAAAGACTCTAATTTTCCCTTGGTACCTTTTTCTATTTATCTTTTCTCAGGTATTTATTTAGGATACTTAATAAAAAAAGTAGGGGAAAAAAATTCGTCCTTTTTTATTTTTGCTACTTTAAGTTTCCTAAATTATGTTTTAATGCGGTCTTTTTTGATGGATTTAAGTGATATTTACCTTAAGATATTAATTCTCGGAATACTATCTTTTTTACTTTTCCAGTTCGAGGAGAAAAAGTCTTTTATATTAAGGATAGTTGAAGTAATAGGAAGGGAGTCTTTGTTTGTTTATTATGCGCATTTACTTTTAATTTATGGTTCAGTTTTTAACAAAATTTCGCTTAAGTTTTTTTTCAGTGGTAAATTGGGTTTTTTTGAGATATATATAATAGTTCTTTCTCTTTTTTTAATTTTTACATTTTTGTCTCACATTTGGAACTTTATAAAAAAGAGGTATTTTCTTTTGTCGGTTTTAATTAAAAACTTCTTTTACCTTTACTTCATTATTAATTTTATTACGAGACCCTATTGA
- the rpmG gene encoding 50S ribosomal protein L33: MREAIFLACSVCKRRNYRTTKSKEKKTLKVELKKYCKWCKKHTVHKETKIK; this comes from the coding sequence ATGAGAGAGGCTATTTTTTTAGCTTGTTCTGTTTGTAAAAGAAGAAATTATAGAACCACTAAATCAAAGGAAAAAAAGACATTAAAAGTTGAATTAAAAAAGTACTGTAAGTGGTGCAAAAAACACACAGTACATAAAGAGACAAAAATTAAATAA
- the rplK gene encoding 50S ribosomal protein L11: MKGKKEVVAEIRLQVPAGQATPAPPIGPALGQHGVNIMEFCKRFNEDTKKMEPGLIIPVVITVYKDRSFSYVLKTPPASVLLKKKAQIAKGSGEPNKVKVGKVTRKDIEEIAKMKMKDLNTSSLEAAMKIIEGTARSMGIEIVD; the protein is encoded by the coding sequence ATGAAAGGAAAAAAAGAAGTTGTAGCAGAAATTAGATTACAAGTACCGGCAGGGCAGGCCACTCCAGCTCCACCAATTGGTCCTGCCCTCGGTCAGCACGGAGTCAATATCATGGAATTCTGCAAGAGATTCAACGAAGACACAAAGAAAATGGAACCAGGCCTTATAATCCCTGTCGTAATAACAGTCTATAAAGATAGATCCTTTTCCTATGTCCTAAAAACTCCTCCCGCCTCTGTTCTTCTAAAGAAAAAAGCACAAATCGCAAAGGGATCAGGAGAACCTAACAAGGTTAAGGTGGGAAAAGTTACAAGAAAAGATATTGAAGAAATAGCTAAAATGAAAATGAAAGACTTAAATACTTCCTCCCTCGAAGCTGCAATGAAAATTATCGAGGGAACAGCAAGGAGCATGGGAATCGAAATTGTAGACTAA
- the rplJ gene encoding 50S ribosomal protein L10 — MPSKQKIEAVEKYTKLLNNAKAIYVVDFKRFNVPEMNELRAKIKKENGLLKVGKNRLFKIALSRYNIKELDEFLKNVSALLIAYNDPVNPLKVFYEFIKEKGKGDIKGGYIEGKKLEKSEVEIIAKLPPKGVLLQDLISKIQSPLYGLIFTLNGLIRNLLYVLNEIKVKKEGSNP; from the coding sequence ATGCCGTCTAAGCAAAAAATTGAAGCTGTAGAAAAATACACAAAATTATTAAACAATGCAAAGGCAATATACGTAGTTGATTTTAAAAGATTTAATGTTCCAGAGATGAATGAATTAAGGGCTAAGATAAAAAAAGAAAACGGATTACTTAAAGTTGGAAAAAATAGATTATTTAAAATTGCACTTTCAAGATATAATATAAAAGAGCTCGATGAATTTTTAAAGAATGTAAGTGCTCTTTTAATAGCCTATAATGATCCAGTTAACCCATTAAAGGTTTTCTATGAATTTATTAAAGAGAAGGGCAAGGGGGATATTAAAGGGGGCTATATTGAAGGGAAAAAGTTAGAAAAAAGTGAAGTTGAGATCATAGCAAAGTTGCCACCTAAAGGCGTCCTTTTACAGGATTTAATTTCAAAAATACAAAGTCCTCTCTACGGATTGATTTTTACTTTGAATGGTTTGATTAGAAATCTCTTATATGTTTTAAATGAAATAAAAGTAAAAAAAGAAGGTTCTAATCCTTAA
- the rplL gene encoding 50S ribosomal protein L7/L12 gives MAQKLSLDQIIEGIEQLTVLELAELVKKLEEKFGVSAQAPVFAAAVGVAPKAQVVEEKEEKTEFTVILADAGPEKIKVLREVRAITGLGLKEAKELIDTVPKPIKEGVSKNEAEEIKKKLEALGAKVEIK, from the coding sequence ATGGCGCAAAAATTATCTCTTGATCAAATAATAGAAGGAATAGAGCAGCTTACGGTTTTAGAGTTAGCCGAGCTAGTCAAAAAGCTAGAAGAAAAATTTGGAGTTTCAGCACAGGCCCCAGTTTTTGCAGCTGCTGTTGGGGTGGCTCCCAAAGCTCAAGTAGTTGAAGAAAAAGAAGAAAAAACAGAATTTACCGTTATCCTTGCTGATGCAGGCCCCGAGAAAATTAAAGTTTTAAGAGAAGTTAGAGCTATAACTGGTCTAGGCCTAAAAGAAGCTAAAGAACTCATTGATACAGTTCCAAAGCCCATTAAAGAGGGCGTCTCAAAAAATGAAGCAGAAGAGATAAAGAAAAAACTTGAGGCTCTCGGTGCAAAAGTAGAAATTAAATAA
- a CDS encoding transcription termination/antitermination NusG family protein encodes MKEIKEKEETQWIVFWTLSGKENKIKKILENFIEEKNLKDKIKQVLIPTETKIKIMKDGKRVPHQKPLFAGYVLVEIKKDATEVITMLQEYTGLRPLLARDPTKEIPILKKEEVDRLLETIREEQERRKAESPFLPGDKVRILVGPFENFIGVVDKVYPDRGKLNVVVTIFGRATMVSDLDFDMVERIR; translated from the coding sequence ATGAAAGAAATAAAAGAAAAAGAAGAAACCCAGTGGATAGTCTTTTGGACACTCTCAGGAAAAGAGAATAAAATCAAAAAAATTTTAGAAAATTTTATAGAAGAAAAAAATTTAAAAGATAAAATAAAACAAGTTCTTATTCCAACAGAAACTAAAATTAAAATAATGAAAGACGGAAAAAGAGTCCCACACCAAAAACCACTCTTTGCTGGCTATGTACTTGTTGAAATAAAAAAAGACGCAACCGAAGTTATCACTATGCTCCAAGAATACACCGGCTTAAGACCTTTACTTGCAAGAGATCCAACAAAAGAAATTCCTATACTAAAAAAAGAAGAGGTAGATAGACTACTTGAAACAATAAGAGAAGAACAAGAGAGAAGAAAAGCTGAAAGCCCCTTTTTACCAGGAGATAAGGTTAGAATTTTGGTTGGCCCCTTTGAAAACTTTATAGGTGTGGTGGATAAGGTATACCCTGATAGGGGTAAACTTAACGTTGTCGTAACAATTTTTGGAAGAGCAACTATGGTTTCTGACCTTGATTTTGATATGGTTGAAAGGATTAGATAA
- the rplA gene encoding 50S ribosomal protein L1 yields the protein MAKHSKRYLALLEKVDKTKYYKPEEAIPLLKSLSNVRFVETVECAIKLNVDPKKQDQMVRGTCLLPHGTGKKVKVLVLTPGEGEKEALEAGADYVGFKEYIDKINQGWLDFDVVVTTPEAMKEVSKLGKILGPRGLMPSPKTGTVTKDIGRVVKELKKGRIEFKVDRTGNIHAPIGKVNFTDHQLLDNFYTFLNEVLNAKPSGLKGSYILKIALSTTMGPGLKIDVNYVIEEAKRRRA from the coding sequence ATGGCTAAACATAGCAAGAGATACCTTGCCTTACTTGAAAAAGTAGATAAAACAAAGTACTATAAGCCGGAAGAGGCCATACCCCTTCTAAAAAGCCTATCTAACGTAAGGTTTGTTGAAACTGTTGAGTGTGCTATTAAGCTGAATGTGGATCCTAAGAAGCAGGACCAGATGGTAAGAGGAACTTGTCTATTACCTCATGGTACGGGCAAAAAAGTAAAAGTGCTTGTGTTGACACCAGGTGAAGGAGAAAAGGAAGCACTTGAGGCTGGTGCTGACTATGTAGGTTTCAAGGAATATATCGATAAAATTAATCAAGGTTGGCTTGATTTTGATGTGGTTGTTACAACTCCTGAAGCGATGAAAGAGGTTTCAAAACTTGGAAAAATTTTAGGTCCAAGAGGACTTATGCCTTCACCAAAAACAGGAACAGTAACTAAAGACATAGGAAGAGTAGTAAAGGAACTTAAAAAAGGTAGAATTGAGTTCAAGGTGGATAGAACAGGTAATATACACGCACCTATTGGTAAAGTTAACTTTACTGATCACCAACTTTTAGATAATTTTTACACTTTTTTAAACGAAGTTTTAAACGCAAAACCCTCAGGCTTAAAAGGAAGTTACATTTTAAAGATTGCTCTATCTACTACTATGGGTCCTGGATTAAAAATCGATGTAAATTATGTAATAGAGGAGGCTAAAAGGAGGAGAGCGTAA
- the rpoB gene encoding DNA-directed RNA polymerase subunit beta yields MRERIGSKKEILPIPDLLKIQISSYKEFLQEDVEPQERKNIGLESLFREFFPVEDPGKKFVLEYVSYRVESPRFKPEECIQKNLTYSAPIYVKFRLKEIGSDKKVKKIKEEEIFFLDLPLMTDKGTFIINGIERVIVNQLHRSPGVYLDIEQEEGKYKYIALFVPYRGPWIEFSIDSQKVYGVTILKRRRFPVTRILRAMGYETNSDILRLFFGEPEVRSLKSIEPDTFILAEEVTGPQGELLYDTMDLVTEKVIAGLEAAGFKSVKVYSLATPGLDVITTTIRHDRAKTKHDALTAIYRLLKYIAPPTIEEAEEFFNETFFSRVRMDLGAVGRYKLNTKLGLNIDENVHELTKEDLVQIFKKLLDLYNGNEKPDDVDHLENRRVRRVGELLTNHLRMAFMKLNRNIKEKFLAERDQIVAPRQLINPKIIANLLKSFFTVNRLSQFLDQTNPLAELTHKRRLSALGPGGLTRETAGFEVRDVHPSHYGRLCPIETPEGQNIGLIASLTTYAEVDEYGFIKTPLRRVKNGKITDEIVYMTPVEEKNYKIAPADVEINQKGEIVPELVPVRFGGGYPTVKKEEVDFIDVSPRQLVSPSASLIPFLEHDDANRALMGSNMQRQAVPLIEPEAPLVGTGMERKIAYDTGMVILAKRDGVVLEADARKIVIKPDKAEDIESIWEEPLDIYYLTNFKKTNQETILHHRVRVKPGDRVKTGDLLADNAATDMGELSLGKNLLVAFIPWYGYNFEDAIVVSERLLKDDVFTSIHIKELEVTVRETKLGPEEITRDIPNVSEEALKNLDEYGIVRIGAEVFPDDIVVGKVSPRGEREYSPEDKLIQAIFEYKARDVKDSCLRVPPGVQGVVVDVVILTRNFDHPLAKKIIRERRMALEEEFMRKREKVMYLYKDRLMKLLLGKKTEISLRNKRGKVLIRKGNAFNEEFFRGTKYLDVVFEEGFLGGDEVEKEIIELSKKLNEKLDEIQKEYQARKQLVEIGDELPHGVNMLIKVYIAQKRQLRVGDKLAGRHGNKGVIAKIAPIEDMPFLEDGTPVDIVLNPLGVPSRMNVGQILETILGWAAKKKGVYYSCPVFEGMTIEQIEKELKEAGLPPNGRVKVRDGRTGEELRNEVTVGYIYMMKLVHMVEDKIHARAVGPYSLITQQPLGGKARFGGQRFGEMEVWALEAYGASYTLQEMLTVKSDDVKGRNRLYQAIIRGEEAPEPSLPVSFDVLLNELRGLCLDIEIEKEKI; encoded by the coding sequence ATGAGGGAAAGAATTGGCTCTAAAAAAGAGATTTTACCAATACCTGACCTTTTAAAAATTCAGATAAGTTCCTATAAGGAATTCTTGCAGGAAGATGTTGAACCTCAAGAAAGAAAAAATATAGGCTTAGAAAGCCTTTTTAGAGAATTTTTCCCAGTTGAAGATCCAGGGAAAAAATTTGTACTGGAATACGTAAGCTATAGAGTTGAAAGCCCAAGATTTAAACCTGAGGAATGTATTCAGAAAAACTTAACCTACAGCGCACCAATTTACGTTAAGTTCAGATTAAAGGAAATTGGTTCTGATAAAAAAGTCAAAAAAATAAAGGAAGAAGAGATATTCTTTCTTGATCTGCCCTTAATGACAGACAAAGGAACCTTTATCATAAACGGCATAGAAAGAGTAATTGTTAACCAACTACACAGATCTCCTGGAGTCTATCTTGATATAGAACAAGAAGAGGGTAAATATAAATACATAGCCCTATTTGTTCCGTACAGGGGACCATGGATTGAATTCTCAATCGATTCCCAAAAGGTTTACGGTGTCACTATCCTTAAAAGAAGAAGATTCCCCGTAACAAGAATCCTTAGGGCCATGGGCTATGAAACAAATTCCGACATCTTAAGACTATTCTTCGGTGAACCAGAAGTAAGATCCTTAAAATCAATTGAACCAGACACGTTTATTCTAGCTGAGGAAGTAACTGGTCCTCAGGGAGAACTTTTATACGATACTATGGATTTAGTTACAGAAAAGGTAATTGCCGGTCTTGAAGCAGCAGGATTTAAAAGCGTAAAAGTGTATAGTCTCGCTACTCCAGGACTTGATGTAATAACTACAACAATAAGACACGATAGAGCCAAAACAAAACATGATGCCCTAACAGCAATTTATAGACTCTTAAAATATATTGCTCCTCCAACCATAGAAGAAGCTGAAGAATTTTTCAACGAAACCTTCTTCTCAAGAGTAAGAATGGATCTTGGAGCCGTCGGTAGATATAAGCTAAATACAAAACTCGGATTAAATATCGATGAAAACGTTCATGAACTTACTAAAGAAGATCTAGTTCAAATATTTAAGAAACTTTTAGATCTTTATAATGGTAACGAAAAACCCGATGACGTAGATCACCTCGAAAACAGAAGAGTCAGAAGAGTAGGAGAGCTACTTACAAACCATCTAAGAATGGCCTTTATGAAACTTAATAGAAACATTAAGGAGAAGTTCCTTGCCGAGAGAGATCAGATTGTAGCCCCAAGACAACTCATAAATCCAAAAATTATCGCTAATTTACTGAAATCGTTCTTTACAGTAAATAGACTATCTCAATTTCTCGATCAAACTAATCCACTTGCAGAATTGACTCATAAAAGAAGACTATCTGCTCTTGGCCCTGGTGGATTAACTAGAGAAACAGCTGGTTTTGAAGTAAGAGACGTACATCCAAGCCACTATGGAAGACTCTGTCCAATTGAAACTCCTGAAGGTCAAAATATAGGTCTTATTGCCTCACTTACAACTTACGCTGAAGTAGACGAATACGGTTTCATAAAAACACCTTTAAGAAGGGTAAAAAACGGAAAAATTACCGATGAGATAGTCTATATGACACCTGTCGAAGAGAAAAACTATAAAATAGCTCCTGCAGATGTAGAAATTAACCAAAAAGGAGAAATAGTTCCTGAGCTTGTTCCTGTTAGATTCGGAGGAGGTTATCCAACTGTAAAAAAAGAAGAAGTTGACTTTATCGATGTTTCACCTAGACAACTTGTTTCTCCATCAGCATCTCTTATACCTTTTTTAGAGCATGATGACGCAAATAGAGCTCTCATGGGTTCAAACATGCAAAGACAAGCAGTTCCACTAATTGAACCTGAAGCACCACTTGTAGGAACAGGAATGGAAAGAAAAATAGCTTATGATACTGGAATGGTTATCCTCGCCAAAAGAGACGGAGTTGTTCTAGAAGCAGATGCAAGAAAAATAGTTATAAAACCAGATAAGGCAGAGGATATAGAGTCTATTTGGGAAGAACCCCTTGACATCTATTATTTAACTAACTTTAAAAAAACAAATCAAGAAACAATTTTACACCACAGAGTCAGAGTTAAACCCGGAGATAGAGTAAAGACAGGTGATTTGTTAGCTGATAACGCCGCAACAGATATGGGTGAACTCTCTCTTGGAAAAAACCTTCTTGTAGCATTTATCCCTTGGTATGGATATAACTTTGAAGATGCTATAGTCGTTTCAGAGAGACTTTTAAAAGACGATGTTTTTACTTCTATACATATAAAGGAACTTGAAGTTACAGTTAGGGAGACAAAACTAGGTCCCGAGGAAATAACAAGAGATATACCAAATGTAAGTGAGGAAGCACTTAAAAATCTTGATGAATACGGTATAGTTAGAATTGGAGCAGAGGTATTCCCCGATGATATTGTTGTTGGAAAGGTTTCCCCAAGAGGAGAAAGAGAGTACTCTCCGGAAGATAAATTAATTCAAGCGATTTTCGAATATAAAGCAAGAGATGTGAAGGATTCATGTTTAAGAGTACCTCCAGGTGTTCAAGGAGTTGTAGTTGATGTAGTTATTTTAACCAGAAATTTTGATCATCCCCTTGCAAAAAAAATAATAAGAGAAAGAAGAATGGCACTTGAAGAGGAATTTATGAGAAAGCGAGAAAAAGTTATGTACCTGTACAAGGATAGACTGATGAAACTTTTACTTGGTAAAAAAACAGAAATTTCTCTTAGAAATAAAAGAGGAAAAGTACTTATACGAAAGGGAAACGCCTTTAACGAAGAATTCTTTAGGGGTACAAAGTACTTGGATGTAGTCTTTGAGGAGGGCTTTCTTGGAGGAGATGAAGTTGAAAAAGAAATAATAGAACTATCTAAAAAGCTAAATGAAAAACTTGATGAAATACAAAAGGAATATCAAGCAAGAAAGCAACTGGTTGAGATTGGAGATGAACTTCCCCACGGAGTCAATATGCTAATTAAGGTTTACATAGCACAAAAAAGGCAACTTAGAGTTGGAGACAAATTAGCGGGAAGACATGGTAACAAAGGTGTTATTGCAAAGATTGCACCTATAGAAGACATGCCTTTCCTTGAAGATGGAACACCTGTTGATATTGTCTTAAATCCACTTGGTGTTCCCTCCAGAATGAATGTAGGTCAAATCTTAGAAACTATTCTTGGATGGGCTGCAAAGAAAAAGGGCGTCTACTACTCCTGTCCTGTCTTTGAAGGAATGACAATAGAACAGATCGAAAAAGAACTAAAAGAAGCTGGGTTACCTCCTAATGGAAGAGTTAAGGTAAGGGACGGAAGAACTGGAGAAGAACTAAGAAATGAAGTAACAGTAGGATATATTTATATGATGAAGCTTGTTCATATGGTTGAGGATAAGATTCATGCTCGTGCAGTTGGTCCCTACTCCTTAATTACACAGCAACCTTTGGGAGGTAAGGCAAGGTTTGGCGGACAAAGATTTGGAGAAATGGAAGTTTGGGCTTTAGAGGCTTATGGAGCCTCATATACATTGCAGGAAATGTTAACAGTAAAGTCTGATGATGTAAAGGGTAGAAATAGGTTATATCAAGCAATTATAAGGGGTGAAGAGGCCCCAGAGCCCTCTTTACCTGTTTCCTTTGATGTTTTATTAAATGAACTAAGAGGGCTCTGTTTAGATATCGAAATTGAAAAAGAAAAAATTTAA